GATAGAACACGGTCTCCATGACAACGTACACATAAGGGGGGGCATGCTCAGCTGACCCCCACTCCCACTCCACAATAAAGAGACATAAATCACCACTTATGTATATAAGCATTTTTATGATTTTTTGGTAACATTTTACGTGTTGAAATGTTTGAGTGGTGTAAACAAGCCCAACGTGGTTATAATAAAATGTCTTTTTAAGTTGAGTACTATTTTTCTCTAGCACAAAACCACTCCTTTCTTTCATCTTGCCTCTTCTGGTCTTAGTGGGTTTATATGGTTACGTTTAATTCCCTTTGCCCattattatttttacatttgtcaGTTTagatttaaaatgttaaaactCCACAATACCTTGGTGTTCACCTGATTAAATCAGCAAAGCAACCGCATACTATCATTGAACCTCCACCATTTAGACAGTAGGGAAGGCATTCAAAAGCATCATTTACTTTTTTGTAAAGAGGTAGTGTACCAAAAAGTTCTAATCTATCTAAAGGATATTCTTCCTGAAGGATTTTGGCATGTTCAGGTGTGTTATGGTAAGTTGCAATCaggcttcttttttttgtcttgctCTCAGCAGTGGGATCCGTCTGagggtaaaaaagaaaagaaaaaagaagccTTTCATTGTGTGAGCTGAAACTGTCGGGCCTTGTCTGAAAATCACCTTAAATCTGTGTGGTGTTGGTGTTTTCTCTGCCATTTGAACAGTCTTTTGCTACAATCTTCCATCAAGTTTTTTTCTTGCGGCCATGTTCAGTTAGGTTGGCAACAGTGGCATGAACCTTAAACTTCTTGATAACATTATTCACAGTGCAAACAAGTCAAGGTCTTCAGAGGCTTGTAGCCTGAATTTTGTCCATGTTGAGGCAGCCATCTTGTGAGACTTCCTTATATAATTATTTGGTCTTCCTTCTTTTGTCCACGCTCTgtgttacacacactgacacaaaacaGGAGAATCCTTTTCACTATTAAAACTGGTTGAATGCATGTTTTCATATAGCAAGCATCTTCAATTCACCACAGGAGAGTTCAATTCCAAAGTATATCAGAAATCCCCTGCTTGAAATCGAACTACTAGAAGGTGCCAATAATATATCCGGGCCATTTTAGTATTTCTTTGTGGAATTAGCAAACCAAATGTAAAAACAGTCAGTGTGGACATCTGAGTGGAGACCCCAACTACTGTGGGGTGTTCAGGGTGCAGGAGATCACTGCCCTTCCTCTTCCAGGCCGGTGCCCTCAACCAGACGGAACGCCTCCATGAACTCGTTGATGTCTATGCTGCCGTCTTTGTTGAAGTCGATGCTGAGTGCCAGGTCTGAGATAGCCTCGTCAGAGATGTTGGTCTTCAGGTGGGAACTCAGAAGCTTCCAAGTCTGACGGAACTCCTCAAATGAGATGAGACCTTAGGGACCAAGACAGGCACAGTTTAGCTGGAAACAGGCCGATGTAAAAGTGGGTTTGTTACTTCCATCTTTGTCCTGTCTGCAACAATCAAAAGTGATGAAAATGTGTACATTTGCAAAGTCCCAAAAAATTACAGATTGCGTATGTTCTGCCTATAAATTATACTATTGGAAATTTGCTGTAAGACGCTGCACTCACAAGCATAGTGGACCGGCACCTTAATATTATCAttacaatacaaataaaaatgatCTGCATCATATTTCTGATATTGTGATATTGTCTGTTTTTCCAACAATAAGGCACTCTTGAGGGAAAGGAGAAATAAGTGTGCTACCTTTACATGTGCTAGACGTATCACCAGGAGCTGAGAGGCTTGGGAAAATGTCAGGTGCTGTTCATTGGCCAGGGATCTGGGTTAATCTGCTTACTGACCTGAGTTGTCTGTGTCTATGATTCTAAAGATGGTCTCCAGATTGGAGTGGTGCTTGTACATGGTCTCCAGCAGACTTGCATTGAGGACCTGTCAGACAAAACACGGAAAACATTAGTCATCAGCACAGATGGACAGCATTGCTCATTGTGATGCGAGGGATCAGTGTAATCAATGTGTACTTGTGTCTACGTTAGTAACCGTTTTGTGAATGACTTGCATGCACGTTGATGTGTAACTGTGAAAGTGCATGGGTACGAACAGTCTGTACCTGCTActagtgtgtgcgtatgtgtgtgtgtgtgcgtgtgtgtgtgtgttgataaagACAACCCACTTCTTTTTTTGGCTCCGTGATGGCGAGCTCCCCAAGCCACTGGTTGTAGTCCAGCATGCCATCCTGAGCACTGGGGACCAGCTGAGAGCGAAGCACCCTCCAGGGTAGACCCAGCCTCAACACCCCCTCCAGGGCACTGGCCCAGTGCTTCAGAGATATCagccctggagacacacagagaggtacCAGAGACAGACTTAAAACCATATCCTGTATTTCTAAAGATGAATACAATGTCAGTAAAGGACAGTAGAAGAGGTATTGATCTTTTTTTGTGGCACCATGCATATACATCATATTTACTTCATGTACAACGATGGGCAGACATAATGGCACCCTAGCACCTTTTTTCCCATAATTCACCATTTTGGTATCCCCATCAGGTGCACACCAAAAGgactgtagaaaaaacaatgttttttatataatttgcaacatttttgaatttcataaataATTAATCAAATTGCCTGGACAATGCTGGCACTTTTATACACTTTTAgaattatttatatataatttgaTTTAAAGCAGGTGGTTCTTATATACTTAGTAATTTGTCTCTCCTTTGGTGAGTTGAAGGTGTGCACAGTATCAATTTCAAGTTTAATCCGTTTGAATACAGAAAAGGACTCTTTCTCCTGTTTTGTGTCACTGTGTTTACCACAATGAGTAGGGATAAAAGAAAGAATACCAGAGAAATATCTGAGGAGGCCACACACAAGATTGTAGCCAAGCATGGACAATCTCCAGGCTACAAGTTGGGTCCTTGACCTGCTTCCACCGTACATAATGTTAGCAAAAAGATTAAGGCCCATTCCACTGTAGGCAACCTAACTGGACATGGCCACAGGAGAAAACTTGATAGACGATCGTAGCGAAGGATTGTTCAAATGGTAGAGAAATCCCCACTACCACACAGATTCGAGATGACCTTCAGACACAAGATCCGACAGTTTCAACCATTCATGAAGCACAGCATTTATTTTTGCTGTGGCACTGTGTGCCTTGAAAGTGTACATGGCACCATGAAATCAAGTGAATACCAAGGTATTTTGGAATGCATGACAGATCCAGTTTCAGACAGGTTGGTCTCATTTGAAAGTCAAAATGCACTCTGGAATGGTTCAAGATGAAATGTTGGACTCTTCTGAAGTGGCCAGGAATCTAAATCCAATTTAAAACTTGTTGAGAGATCTGAAACTAGCAGTTAGGAGAGGGCATCCTTCTAATCTGGGAAAACGGATGCAGTTTGCACAAGAGGAGAAGGCCAAACTGCCACTGCAGAAGTGCAGGAAGCTCATTGATAGATTTAGAAGGTAATTGATAGCAGTTATTTACACCAAAGGCTGTACTGTCAAATATTAAGTCTAGGGTGCCAATAATGTTGTCAATGCCATTTATATACCTTTTCTGGTTTAAGTGAATTTGTCAAGTTCTGAATCCAGAACAAAAGGTTCTGTGATGTTAACCGTAAAATTGGGGAGACCAAATACTTTCAATTTCTATTGTTAGGAAAACATTCTAGTTATCTTACTTAAAATACAAGGGTGCCAATATTTTTCATCTATGACTGTACAGATACAACACAGGGATACACAGGATAAAAAAATGATGCATAGATAAATAATGCATCACATGTTTGCATTAAACAGTACAATACATTTGTAGACCAGGTTTATTTTTCTGCGGTTGGTGAGCATTTTAACAGCTGCTATTTTAACACAGCAATAGCTGTAGGCATTACTGCTTTGTTTTGAGTTTCAACCCAGTTCCCAGTATTGCAACTACTTGGTAAAATATAAAATTCCTGGAAAATAGTTCATTGGGTTCATAGTTGCACAGCCCCCCCTACCTAGAAAATTCAAAAGAATCTTAGTAGCTTGCTTGTGGCCACACAATCTTTCACTGATTTTCTCTCATACTCCCAGGCATTTCCATTCTACCTAAATACAATAAGTTACAGCTTTCATTAATTTATTGTTAAACAGACAATAGCACTGGATCAATAAATAAACAGCATCTGAACTTCTTGGAGATATTCGGTACACCAAATACTTCCTACTTGTACTACGTTATCAAAACAGATTAGACATACCAAAATAAATGCCCTTGATCTTCTTTGTGTTAAGGAGGTGTTAAAAGTAGACACACAGCAAACATAGTTTCATTTTCATTGTCCTTGTCAGTTCGGCTGATTATGATTTCTAACCCCTAAGAAATCAGAATCAAGTATGTGTATACTCCCATAACCACCAGAGGATGGTGAGCTGCTAGTCTAGAGATGATGAGCACATTTGAGAGAGGTGAGAATGCGAAGCGATACCTGTGTTATCGGGGTCGTATTCCTGGAAGGCGCTGATGAGGGTTGACTTATGTGCAAACAGCTGCTCCCTCAGAGCCCGGAGAGCAGAGCGCTCCGTCCTCCCGACACTGTCACAAATCGGCACACCGAATGAGGCAACGTCTCTACAACACTGGTTCCCAGCTAAAAGGTGCATttcacatttcaaaccaaatgtGCATTGACATCAGTCTGGACTGTGTGATGCATGCACAAGTTTTGATGTTCAAATATGCTgtggtttttattcaattgGTAACTGTCCAAAGTGTCTTTCTGTGAGGAGTCGTCTATCATTGGTCTACACATGAGAGAGTgctatttttgtgtgtgaagtAGATTTTAGTCCACACAATTAAAAAACAGCTGCCACACATAGTAGTTTCACTTCAAAGAATTCAACAAGTGCTCTTAAAATAAAGCGGTTAGAATCTGTTCTCACAGTCCAGATTCGCTACTTGTTTTACCTTTGCCTCATTGTGAACTCCCGTGTGGTGTTGCTAGCCTGGTACTGGATGAAGTGGGGCGTGAGGTCTGGGCCCAGTCGGATGTAGGCTCCTCTGTTACTGCCCAACTCGTAGTAGTTTGATGCTGAGAAAATGGTTAGAACCTGCATGGACAGACAAGAGAGGCCAGTGCACAGTGCACAGTTGTTGTCATTATTGATAAGCCATCACCAATGATTGAAACTCTTTATTCAGACCCGTATAGCGCCTCTTTGCCACAAAATGTCATAGGGAATGACAATGTGTTGTAGTGGTCTGTTTCTGTGCAGGGCCTCTTTTTCCAGCagaccacccctcccctcactctgaCCCTGCGGTTGTGGCAGAACTCGTAGCCGTCCTGCTTGCACTCGTGGGAGCGTATGAGGAGCTGCAGGTTGTGTCTCCCCAGGACCTTCTCGGTCACGTCGGGACCCCAGTAGCACCCTCCGCCGCGCACTTTGTTGGGGATGCAGCCGTCCTGGGGCATGGGGTCACTCCACAGCAGGTCCACGATCTGGAGACGAAACGGAGAAACATCTCATGCTGTCACCATGGTGAATATAAGGGGGGCTGAGTCTTTCTATCTGAGGCTATTGTCTCCTATTCTCCTGTTGGGGATTGGTCTCCCCACGAGGGGAAGCCGTCCTGTACCTGCTTCCACTCGTCCCCGTCCGTCTCCACAGCCTCTCCGGAATCGGAGTCGGACTCTGAGAGGAACGAGCTCCGGAGATCGCCGTAGGACTGGTTGAACCCGGCCTGCCGTCGTCTCTCCTTGAGCTCCCTTTCCACGCTGATGCGAGGGGAGGTGGTCTGCAGGGAGCGGCGCTGCAGGTCAGGCCTGTAGGTCGGAGTGGAGGTGCAGTGGGTCAGGGAGCGGACCCGTCGACGGCCATCGGCGTTCCTGGGGAGGTCGCCTTCGTCCTCCATATCAGAGTCCGGCCCTTGACCTTTGGTGCCGGATATCCTCTTCTTGGGAGGCCGGAGAGTTGAAACATactgttcacaaacacacacacacacgtaacaacAGACTGTACCTTACAAAACGTTTCTGGATACATACCAATTGACACACCAGTTGACAGCTGGAAGATATAGTTCACACAAGTTTAGATCATTATGTGAGTTTATTAGAGACAGGCTTAGTGAGTTATATTTCTAGGTATCATTTTTCGTGTATCATTTTATCATTAGAAATCTTTTATATAGTTTTTTATAATAATGTAATGATTATTCGTTCATGATAAGTGATCATTATGTGAGTTTGATggactgtgtttgtctgtgagatGTAAAGCTCTCACTTTGTGTCGGTCCACGCGGGCGACGAGATGAAGATCTGTGGTGTCAGAGATGCCTCCATGCAGAATCAACACCTTCTGATCGATCACCGTTGCCAGCGGCAACCAACTGAAGATCTTCTGGAGAAGCTTCAGAATCTTCTTACCGTGAACCTGTAGACACGTGAGCGTTGATGAGTGGAGATCAGATGTCCCTTTTCCGAATCGGTGATTTCCGTCAAAAACAAGGCTGATGTCAATGTTTGCAGTTTTACCAGTATTTGTCCGAACCAAGATTGTTTGTCTGCCAGCTGATCAACTGATGTTGTTCAAGCAAAGGTTGATGAAATCATGTTGTTACAGCGTTGTTACCATAAGGAGGGTAATTCAGTGACACTGCTGGCAGAGAAAGGTCCTCTAATCTCCTTAGGCTATATGAATAGGCTGACCCACATCTTACTCTGACATAGACATTATAAGTGGCTCCTAATCTAAACACATTTAGACATTCTGCTGAGGCAAGCAGATTCTCATCAGCCTGATTGCGCGTGGGATTTAACAACACTATAGGTCAACTAAGTCTAGAATGCCAGTGATTTTACCACTGAGTTTGGACTGGAAAACTGGACCCACCCTGTATTTCCCCAGAACTTCTTTGGTGAAGCCATATCTGGAATAAAGACAGGGAAATGGGATAGATCAATATTTGGATCTATGAACTGTAccagaaatatgtgtgtgttttaacagaCTACCTCAGGTTAACGATGTGATCTTCATGGTTGCCCCGATTCAGGAAGACATCATTGGGATACACCAGGAGGAAAgcgaagaggatgaggagaatcTCAAGGGAGTCTTTGCCTCGGTCTACAAAGTCTCCATTGAAAACGTAGGGCGTCTCAGACGATGGCAGACCGTTCTGATAGTGTGGAAATAGAggaattttatatttatttgatgAAAATGCTATCTACCATTCTTTATTCAAAAATTCAATGATGCAAATTCaaattaaaaaatgtatgaTTACAAAACAGGGCTAATTGTCAGCTTTGGGGAAAGAAAATAGCCCTTTACTTACCTTATAAAAGACCAGCAACAGATCATCAAGATGCCCATGTAAGTCTCCTGGAAAGATAAATGAGCAAGTGACTTTTTCAGTTGTATATGTCAAAGGCTGCTAATAGATGAATGACTTGTGAGGCAACACtgatgtctcttcctctctgtggcCTGCTACTGTTCTCCTCACCACAGATGGTGATCTCCCTGCTTTTGCAGGTGGAGACCTGATTTATGTTTGGGAGGATTCGAAGAAGCCTCCAGGTTTCCCCAAGAAGCTGAAGGACGTATCGAGAATGGAGCTGCTACTAGGAAAAAACAGAGATAGGTCGATCAGTAAGGAATCCTTTGTCTTGGAGTAGATGTGGTGACGTATGGGAGTTCTGTTTATTACAACTGTGATAGTGCAAGAGCTGCGGCCATGCTGTGAGTAGTAGTGCCTACTTGGTGGTTCTGGAATGCTTCTACCAGCTCTGCTGCGTTGGAGAAGGTCATAGGGAAGGTGAGGTTTGGGCCGCTGTAGATATCAGGAATCTCAATGCTCTTGTAGCAGAAGTATCTCTCCCACTCCACGTCACGACAAATGTCGTTTTCACGGAAGATGTGCGAGATGAgatttcctgagagagagacacgtcaTGTTTCTCAAAGGGGACAGATTGTCTAAGAGCACGTTTGCTTGTCTGCAGTTGTTAATTATTTGTGTGAACAAGTAAGAGATCGTCTTACTCTCACTGCTGGCTGGGGTGAAGTGGTCCATGAGGTAGCCAAAGAAATTATACAGCTGTGGATAAGAGAATGTACGTATTTTATAACTTTACCtttacttatatatatatattgcttaTATGGGGACCTAACATTGAGGTCTAGTGCTATAAGTACCAAGCCATATGCACTTGTTAGGCTTCATGGGGACCTGAGGTGCAATTTCCCCCCAGAAATCAACAAAGTGCTCCTCAACTGTACTCTACTCCACTCCATTCATTGAGATTTCCACACCCAAGTACATCACAGGTAGGGCTTAGACAGTTTGACTGTATGTGGATGTGGGTATGTGGCCTTGTGTCTTGATGTCGACTGTTAGTCACCTTGATCTGGTCCTGCTCGCCTGCGTACTCGATGGACTGGAAGATGTTCCAGGTGCATCTGCGCCTCATTTCCAGCCGGGCCACGTACTGACGGTACCAGCGCTGGATCAGCAGGGCTGACCTTATGGCTGAGGGCAGGGTAGGTCAATATGAAGGGATGACGGAATTGAGGGTTAAAAGTAcaagagggatgagggatggagggaaactGCTCAGGGTGCAGAATGGGTACAGATCCATTAACTAGAATGACAGACATTATTGATCAGATATGATGACATGATATAATATTGATATTTCTCAGGTTGTTCTTTGACTACAGTAGAGATGAATCCAAATGGAGAGTTCAGAATACTCACCTGTAGCAGCTTGACATCAGCaacaaggagagagtgaagaaagTCTTATTTAACTACTGTTTTGCTGTATATAATgtcaaagtatttttttttaaagttaatGTTTGCTCTTGATTTCAATTGGTAAATAGAAATTGTGATTTACCTGGAACTGATATGCTGGCTGCAGAGAAATAGAAAAACAACAGCATTAGCAGAGGGATAGCTTTTATGGAAAACAATGAATTTCTAATGTTGGGTATGCTAATTAGATTGATTTCCAAATGATAATGACTAATCAGGTTGACTGAAGTTAATAAAGAAAAAACACCTCGTTTGCATTTCTtcagctgctgttgctgctgctcgGATTTTGTGAAGCCACATCCCATGACCTTTTGCTCTTTGGACcaacatgcaaacacaacatAGATACCATTTATTATTTTGAGCATTCATTGAATACAATTTATCCATGACTTTTTAATATTATGGCAGCCGTAGTCGTTTTCTGTCCACTGTGGGCTTACCAGATGATTAAGCAAGTGCAAGGCTAACCATGTGAAAGTCTAATTTCAATAAGAACCGGATGGATTTTAATCAGATCATTCtgatcccctcccaccccccacccacctcctggACTTCTATGATTGGCTTCTATATTCTGCTTCAGCTCCAAGTAAATACAATGAACTACAGGACAAAAAATACAGAACATCTCTGTCGCTTTCCCCTTATACCACAATCCTATTTCCATCTGACAATCACGTCCTCAACACCAACTTCACACACGttcaaacacacagcaacataGGAGTCTCCTCACCTGGCCGCCTTGCCTCTCAACCCTCCTCAGAGCTCCGGCATCTCAGTTGCGTTGCTGCCCCAATGTTCTTCCGGGTAGCACTAAGAGACAAGACCACGACACCTTGGAGACCCTTCAGACATATTCACTGTTAAACCGGGGACATCTACTTCCAGTTGTTGCTTCTCTGGCTGCCTCTATAGGATATGCAGGGCCTTGATCACGCCGATTTGTGCAGCTGCAGGCTCTCTGTCTCAGGTTAGTAAACAGCCAGCATGGCCTCAAGTGTCTTGGCTGAGCCTCGTGACCACTTAACCAAAACAACAAGATGCAAGTGGATTAGGATTAAGCCTTACTATGGCTGGCATCTACTCTGAATAAACGGATAAAGGTTCTGATAAAGGGCAACAGCTAGGGAAAAGACAGATTTAATATGGAATTTAGTCCCGGCACTGAGGTTCATTCAAGAGATTCCATTCTGTTTTGTTGTTCAGAAATGCCTCAGAAATGTATGATACAACAATAATTTCTATAACATCCTCCTTGAAGGTTTTTGGACTGGTTTCGCAGATACATATTTATGGAGGACTAAATGTGccataattaaataaataaataaataagtaaataaataaatagacatcTCTTCAGTAATGTGAAGTTCCATGTCTTTCAAAAGAAATACACATTTCATTTAAATGACACATTTCAATTTAAATGAAAAGGGGCGGGACATAACCCATTACATGGAGCTGTCCTCATGTGCCTGGAGCATTGTGATTGGACACTTGAGAGCAAACTGTCATACCTAAGCTGTCAATCAAGTAGCAGACATACAAGTTTCAATCTTATTGAAACACAATTGGGCCACTTTGAAAACGATTGAATCAGATATGTTATTGTTAACATGTGGCCTGTTCTCAGTCACATTCATTGAAGCAAGCGCTTGATCAGGTAGAGggtcagagaagtgtgtgttttggttgtgCCAGGCTGCCAGCACCGTTCTACAGCTCAATACCAGGCATTAACCTTTACAGGTTACGTTTTAGGGCCATTTAAAAATGTTcaggaaaatatttttttttataaagccaAAAAACAGCAGTTCAATGAAATGTGTATTTCTTTTGAAAAACATGCAACTTCACATCATTTAAgagatatttttttatttattcatatattatttattttctttaattaTGGCACATTTAGTGCTCCATATATATTAAGCCTAGTGTAGGACAAAAAAACAAGCTCAATGGAGTTTTCTATTGAATTCCATTTTTTGGTCCTAGAATAAGCTTAATCTCTATCTGCACAACCGGCCCATGAAGTTCTTTTGAACTGTTCCCCACTTTTCCAACTATTTTCAGGGTAATTTCCAGTAGACTTTAAGACTTAATAAAACTTGGACTTTTGGATGTTGACAACAGTCTGATTATTACCTCAACACCCTCAGATATCGGTATGTTGTTGTCTAAGAAAGACAATTAAAGAATGTTGTCTGTGTCTGCTTTTCAAACACCTGCaacccacaccctccacacgaCCTCGCTCGTGGCATAGAGAGTCTTTGTGATTCATAGTGATGGTGGCCAGTAACAGCTGCCTGTGCTGTAACTCCCTTAGCCACTGTGTGAGGTGGGAGATGACCAACACTCAAAGACTCCAattgttttaataaaaaataaaaaaagtcaaATCTAAAGCCCCCTATCAATTTCAGTTATTTTAGGAACAACATTTGTTTTCACACATTAACATTGAAGCTGCCCCTTTCCCTTTAGTTCCCTTGCATAGATGCTGGCATACAGCTGTCCTGTCCACATAAGTTAGAAGAAACCCGATGACACGTTGATCTGAATGTTTCAGAGAGCGAAATCGTTTAAAaatctatatatatttattatatatttacTATAAAGTTAAATATTTTGCCTATAGAATACTCTGTACAGAACAAACTTCCCTGGCTTTGATGACCACCATCCTGTTATATTTAGCTGTTAACCTTTCTTTAAACTTCTCATATCCTGACAATATCAGCGTGCATTGTTCTGGGGAATAATATGGAGCAATAGACTAATTGCCTGCATTGTCAAATGCGCCCCTTTTATGCAAACGCGCACAAACTCAAGTTAACACCTAACTAACTCAACATCTTAATCATCTGCTACATCATGGGCTTCAACCCCATACCCGACTATGTATCCAAATAGCTTCTTTCTTTCAGTTGAAAATGGGTTTTAAAATATTTTGGGGTGTGGCCGATTATTGACTGTTTATTGAGTCATTGAGATGCAGCTCTTTATTAACTAATAGAAGACTCTTGGTAACATTGCTCAGACTCTTGAAAAGACAGGTGGGTTCTTCAATGATTTAGAGTTGTAAAAAGAGCTTGGTttctccaccacctctctgGCAAAGAATCAACGATTAGCAAACATGACCTGTTCCTCTAATTTAGGTTAGAAGTAGGAGATGGACACTAAATCATTTATAGAggttacaaattaaacatatGAATCTGGACCACGTAACCAGccaattaaaaaaacaacatcattgtctctctccatctcacagtGAGGGAACAGCAATGTTAAATATTCCAAGGCCAAGTTGGTGAATGCGGAGATAAAACGTAGGTTCCCAGACAACTACAAACAATAGATGCTCTCTTTCTGAGTAAAGTAGCCCCCCTCAAAATCCTGACTGATTTCAAAAACATCCCTGTCAGTCTTATCAAGACTGCAGGACCAATATCTTTCTCTATTGTAGAACCCCATCTAGTTCAGATAGTTGCATTGTGATATTCCTTTCTACCTGGCTTACTAGGTATCCAAAATGTCACTGGCGTTGTTTGTGATGTTGGTTCTCTTTGGTTGCTCACTAAGGGGAACATTTGTTCCGCAGCCCTCTAAAAAGGACTGAATGTCAATCTCAGACACTCCTGCTATTTCGTACATTTTACAATCTTTGAGACAAACTACTCAAGAAGCAGCAAATATG
This is a stretch of genomic DNA from Osmerus mordax isolate fOsmMor3 chromosome 20, fOsmMor3.pri, whole genome shotgun sequence. It encodes these proteins:
- the LOC136964556 gene encoding serine/threonine-protein phosphatase with EF-hands 2-like is translated as MGCGFTKSEQQQQQLKKSIRSALLIQRWYRQYVARLEMRRRCTWNIFQSIEYAGEQDQIKLYNFFGYLMDHFTPASSERNLISHIFRENDICRDVEWERYFCYKSIEIPDIYSGPNLTFPMTFSNAAELVEAFQNHQQLHSRYVLQLLGETWRLLRILPNINQVSTCKSREITICGDLHGHLDDLLLVFYKNGLPSSETPYVFNGDFVDRGKDSLEILLILFAFLLVYPNDVFLNRGNHEDHIVNLRYGFTKEVLGKYRVHGKKILKLLQKIFSWLPLATVIDQKVLILHGGISDTTDLHLVARVDRHKYVSTLRPPKKRISGTKGQGPDSDMEDEGDLPRNADGRRRVRSLTHCTSTPTYRPDLQRRSLQTTSPRISVERELKERRRQAGFNQSYGDLRSSFLSESDSDSGEAVETDGDEWKQIVDLLWSDPMPQDGCIPNKVRGGGCYWGPDVTEKVLGRHNLQLLIRSHECKQDGYEFCHNRRVLTIFSASNYYELGSNRGAYIRLGPDLTPHFIQYQASNTTREFTMRQSVGRTERSALRALREQLFAHKSTLISAFQEYDPDNTGLISLKHWASALEGVLRLGLPWRVLRSQLVPSAQDGMLDYNQWLGELAITEPKKEVLNASLLETMYKHHSNLETIFRIIDTDNSGLISFEEFRQTWKLLSSHLKTNISDEAISDLALSIDFNKDGSIDINEFMEAFRLVEGTGLEEEGQ